A stretch of DNA from Takifugu flavidus isolate HTHZ2018 chromosome 13, ASM371156v2, whole genome shotgun sequence:
CAGCACTGGCATTTTATCGAAGCTGTAGCCGCCATTCGACCATGCATGACGTTATTTAGCACTGATGTGAATGTGCCTCACAAATAAGTTGTAATGTGTGGAtgctgtttaaaataaaagcaactcAGCTGCACCACGCTGGTCATTTCTTGcagttttctttggttttttaGACGTTATTGAGCTGTTCCAGTGAGGTACTGGACACTAACAGGATTGAACACTACATCCTAAAGTCATTGAGCTATTGTAGGTTAATATGGAAGGTGCACTAAAGTGCTGTCCAGACACCTGGGACCTTAGGAGATGCAACGACTGAAAGCTTTCTGTGAGTAAAtgccttttattttaaactaTGCAGCTGTCATGTACATATTTTAATTTCTGTGCACGACAttcttctcttctgtcctgCATTTAAAGGGTACAAATTGGCGATTCTGTTCCTGGATTGGTATGGTGGGGGGTGAAGTGGTTATTATTTGGGGGGTTTTTGctagtttctttttctttttgttctctttttatGTGTGTTGTTTTGCTGTGATACTTTGCTAGTTACTGTTTTTTCCCGGCAGTCAGGTCCAACACTCatacataaaatacatttttaatactCATCATGATACATGTTGACTTCAACAGACTCATCCTGACAAGGCAAAATCTGTCTGACGCAAAAAATATGATATGCCAGTGGGGTGTGCCTCACTGCTGGGTGGGCAGGATAAgggtaaagaaaaaaaggaagctaTGAAATCTTGCAATCTCTATCCCCGCCGCTAGATGTCGCTGAATGCTATATACTGGCCCTTTAATGGCAGTCATTTGTTATACCAAAAAACTTCGCAAgtcattgttttgtttgcaaACCTGAAAGTAGGAAGAGTCAAATTTATTTAACCTACTAATTTACGTAAAAACACcaggtagatgtttttattccgCCTCCACTTCCGCCGTTCAACCAGACGAGAAAATGGGTCAATTCCCGCctaccagccaatcagagaagaGGAGCGCGAAGGAGGCGGGGCCTATCGGCTGAGGTCCAGGAAGAAATATAAGACTCCAGGCTGCAGAAATAACGCATTTCTCCACAACTTTGTGAAGCATCGCCTCCCCGAGCCGTCGACATGGCTGACAAAAGAGACAAAGCGACCGATCAGATGAAGCTGTGGAAGGAGAGTCGTGGCTATCAGGTGGGTGGATATCTACGTTCAGAGTTGTTGCTGCGCTGCGCTGTCTCGCTTGGAATATTTGGGTGAGGGGTCATGAAAGGTTCAAAATCGCAAATTTTCACCCATAATGTCGGAATTTTCTTCCGAGCCGTAGCCAACAATCATTTACATGAACCCCCCCTTGCAGCCAAACACTGTTGCCTGCTTGCTGTATCTTATAATGTTGTAATGTCGATTTTCTGGTTGGTAGCAAACCTGCTAAGTTTGATTGcaaaaagacataaaacaaACCCCTGTGCTGGTTTCATGTTCAATGTTTCCTGACTTGAATATGAAAAGATCTCAATGCATATGCAAACGGTTTGATTAGGAACTGGTTCATTGTGCAGATACTTAGTGAACTTCAACCCCGAATTATATAACAAACACGCAGCGCATAGTTAACCTCTTAAATTCACGACCTCTGTCCCTTTGTGGCAGTTTCCCCTTATTTGTGTGAAGGTTTCAGGCTTCTCCAAACCTTTTTACACTAGTTATGAGACCATGAATCCATCCCTGAATAATAAACACGGTTGTGACCATAGGAGTGAAGAGGACAATAGAGACCATTTGAGCTCTCCACGTTAGTTTCAACACATATGGTGGAGTCAGGTTTATATTTTTCCACATATTTGGGTCCTGGCACTTCAAACATCATTGCACACAAGCGTCTGCCTAGATCCTCTGGTATTTCTAAATGTTCAGATATTGTCTGTCTTTACCGATCTGTAAAGCATTAAGTTATGTAACGACCAGTTTCTCAACATTAGAATTTAAATAACAGTCATTAGAAATTAATCCATATCACCGGAACCAAAGATTTAGATTGTTGGTACATGCACAGGTTTGGCTTTGACTCTCTTGCCATTGATGCACTTAAGAGAATTGAGTTACATAACAGGGGTTCTAGATAATACAGAATAAACCTTGTTCAACAATGAATTAACAAATTAGTCAAGGGCGCGGTTTATGAAGTAATGATTGTATTCTTGTTGGTTAAGACGCATAATCCTCCCTAAATCTTGTCTGCATTTTGTTTTGCAACAGCGGCCTGACATCCTGACCACGGGGGGTGGCCATCCCATTGGGGACAAACTGAATCTGCAGACAGCAGGACCCAAGGGTCCCCTGCTGGTCCAAGATGTGGTCTTCACAGACGAGATGGCCCACTTTGATCGTGAGCGAATCCCAGAGAGAGTCGTGCACGCCAAAGGGGCAGGTGAGTGTTGAGGAGTCGCCTCAACCTTCTCTTTAGAAGTTATTTTAATtatcaaatacattttcagtTCCTGCGCAAGACTGAGGTTCTAATAATGTCTCACTGTTTCCATGTTGCACCAACAGCAACACGTCTGAAAAGTAGTATTTTGCAGACTTTGTTATTTAGGATTAATCCCAGTCAAATGTTTATCCTGATAAGTTTATCTTGTAGGGCAGACTTTGGCCACACGATGGGCAGATAACGTTTGTATAACATTTAACTAGCTGGACCACCATGGTTTTGAATGTTGTGAAGCAAactgttattttattgtttcctACATAATCCAGGAGCGTTTGGCTACTTTGAGGTGACTCATGACATCACCCACTATTGCAAGGCCAAATTGTTTGAACATGTCGGCAAGACAACGCCCATCGCTGTCCGCTTCTCCACCGTGGGTGAGTAGCACCACACCTGTGCGTAAAGGGTGAATCTGACCTCCAGTACTTAAATTTTGGTGAGatcttgtttggtttttttacactGGAAGAATATCAAGCGATAGTGGAGAATATGTTTCCTTTCAGGTGGCGAATCGGGGTCAGCTGACACCGTGCGAGATCCACGAGGCTTTGCAGTCAAGTTTTACACTGAAGAGGGCAACTGGGACCTGACTGGCAACAACACCCCCATTTTCTTCATCAGGGACGCCCTGTTGGTGAGTGTGAGGCGTAAAAACGTTACAGTTTGTGCCATAATCACACGGGTCATGTCAAACATGTCACGTGTGGCTCCTATGCACTGTGCAGTTCCCGTCCTTCATCCACACGCAGAAGCGAAACCCCCAAACCCACATGAAAGACCCTGACATGATGTGGGACTTCTGGAGCCTGAGGCCGGAGAGTCTGCATCAGGTATCTGCTGCCCACCCCGAACCCGCTGCTGAACGCGCATATAAGCCAAGTGCGCGCAGGCGAGACAtgttgattttaatgaaaacGATCGTTAGCTTATGTAATAAATGTCAATGACTTCATATAAGCTGCTGACATTTACATAAATGTAATTGTGTCCCTATGCAAAGGCACACAGGCTTCTTTAAAATAGTGGTGACTATGACTGTGAAGTGTGTCACAAATATCGTCTGCCTGTTTGCAGGTGTCTTTCATGTTCAGCGATCGAGGATTGCCTGATGGCTACCGCCACATGAATGGCTACGGCTCCCACACCTTCAAACTGGTCAATGCCAAAGGGGAATGTGTCTACTGCAAGTTCCACTTCAAGGTCTGTCTGACGTCTCGATCAGGGTTTCTTTAAATGTGTAGATTCTCTTCTTAGAACACGTTTTTGTGTGCCTTATAGACTGATCAAGGAATCAAGAATCTGTCCGTGGAGGAGGCAGGGCGTCTGGCCTCCGCCAACCCGGACTATGCCATTGGAGACCTCTTTAATGCCATTGCCAATGGTAACTACCCATCCTGGACCTTCTACATCCAGGTCATGACTTTTGAACAGGCGGAGAAATTCCACTTCAACCCCTTTGATCTTACCAAGGTATCTCCTCCCTGGCGAATGTAGCCGTCATTTAGAAACGAAGAACTAATTTAGTGTCGTGATTATTAAAGCCTAAAAACCGCACATAACTTTCTCTTCCCCACACATAAATCTTTCATGATGCTCTCTTTTTATCTTAGCGTAACCTTGATGGTTTGTAGTTTCCCAGTGGGTGTTTACAAGTTTTGTCTTTTAGGTTTGGTCGCATAAAGAATACCCTCTGATCCCAGTGGGTAAAATGGTCCTCAACAGGAACCCAGTCAACTACTTTGCACAAGTGGAGCAGATGGCCCATGACCCCAGCAACATGCCCCCAGGCATTGAGCCAAGCCCTGACAAGATGCTGCAGGTGATCCGGAAACCCGTTGCAGTCCTCCGCTCTCACGGCGCCTTGGTGCCTCTGTCTGGTGCGGTAGTGTGTAAACGTTGAGCCTTTTTCTTTAGGGCCGCCTCTTCTCTTATCCGGACACGCATCGACACCGACTGGGGGCCAACTATCTGCAGATCCCAGTCAACTGCCCCTACAGAGCCCGTGTGGCCAACTACCAGCGCGATGGTCCGATGTGCATGTCTGACAACCAGGGTGTGTGCCACCTTTGATTTTTTGGGGAATAATTTAACACAAAGCTACGCTAAAGCATGTTCCAGCTCACATGCGTTATCTTCTTCTGTCCTCTAGGTGGAGCTCCAAACTACTATCCCAACAGCTTCAGCGCCCCAGAGATCCAGCCTCAGTGCGTGGAGTCAAAGTTCAAGGTGTATCCCGATGTGGCCCGTTACAACAGTTCAGATGAGGATAATGTCACtcaggtatttaaaaaaaaaatcctttaccCTTTTCTTACAACTTTGCAGGTGGATTCATCTCCTCACATCTCACTTAAGTGGACAAATCCAGGGTTTCAACTCTTATTTGTGTACTTAATTTCAGGTTCGCACCTTCTACACTGAGGTGCTCAATGATGAGGAGCGCCAGCGACTCTGTGAGAACTTTGCAGGATCCTTGAAGGGGGCTCAGCTCTTCATCCAGAAACGCATGGTGAGTCCAAACACTATCAGTACCCCTGGGATTCAGGCTATTTTCCCAGCGGTCTGCACGTGCAATTTATTGTGGTCACTTTAACCAAATGCTTATAAATTAGAAGAAACCCAAACAAGCTTATTTCCTGTGGGTTTGAGGTTTTGAGAGTGCCCTTGCAACtgcaattttgtttttctttctttcaatgcACTAACTGTAAATTTGTGTTGGAGTAATTATAATCTAACTTGACATTATTAGATGCTCAGTCtatgttctattttttttcattgttttctggTTTGTGCAGGTTGAGAACTTGAAGGCAATCCATCCAGACTACGCCAGCAGGGTCCAGATATTTCTCGACAAGTACAACGAGGAGGCGgagaaggtcagacacacacctttcaTGCACTTTGTTGCCCTTTCTGCCCTTGTATCAAGGTCTTTTTGTTGGTAACAATGAATGGCGTACTGAGCCATTTCGTCTTCCTCTGCACAATTTTGTCCTTGGCAGAATGCACACGTGCGCGTGTACACCCGTCCAGGAGCATCTGCCGTGGCTGCATCCTCCAAGATGTGATGGATTTAAAATCCCACCGATGGCGTCCTTGCAAGTGAACAACTGCAAATGCACTTATTCCCAACTGCTACTAACAGTAACAGGAAGCCTGTTACTGCTCACTGAACAAACCTAATCCGTTCATGAGTGATGATTGTAAATAATTTATGTAGAGATGAACACATCTCTAAGGCCACTTTTCAGaatttcttctcctgctttgGAAGATTGTGAGTTTTTGCCAGCATCTCTGCGCCTGTTCAAGAAGTTTATATCAGAGAACTCCTCGGTGCCTTCAGAAACCACTTCAGTCTCATTTATTTGTCTATAAAATTGGAATTTCAGGAGCTGTGAACTGATTTCCACAAGAAACAAGAATCCCTCCTTGCTTTGTGTTTATAAATTAAGTAGAACTGTATTAATAAGGACTGACCACACTGGCTTGGGGCAGTCATTTGACTTATTCTGCATTTCATGTGCATCTAAATGTAACATTAATAAAATTGTAATAAGTGCTTGTGTTGTTGAGGAGCTGATCAGATGTAGATCTGCACAGAATCTGTTTTTAACTCAATGGTTTTGAATCAGACGTCGAGAAAGTGATTTCTGAGCACTTCCTGTAAGATTCACTGCAATTTAAAACCACAAAATCACCATCTGCTTCCAAAAATGAAGTGCTAACGTCATTTCCAAACCTTGAAAAGCTACTAACAGGTTGTTGATAATAAAATTGAACCCTCACACCCAAGTTTTTGGTTTGGTGTCGATAATAATTGTAATTATCCTGAACAGACCTGAGACCTGTCATGTTCTCCTTTGAACCACCGGTGGGACCAGCTGCTGTTACTGTAGCCTTTGAAACATCCTGACGATGTTCTGAGTCTATTCAAAATCCACTTGATTGGGTTACTGAGCAGACGTCTGCTCTGACTATTGTTCCATATTGATCGTTCATTTTTCAGTGCAGTCCATTCAGAGTCCTTCATATTTTATTCCTATTGATGGTCGTGAATGTTGTTGAACTTTCTCTTCAGCCAAACTTTCCAAACTGGAGATGCTGGATGATTCAAGACTGTTTGCATTTTAGCTGCAGGTTTAGTTTATAAACTGGGTGGAACGGGTCCAAAGTGTAAACACATTCATGCTTTCTGTGTAAAGTGAAACCTACCGTCCAGAtccctcctcccaccatccaccccacacacacacacactcacctttgTGGGAGTGAGTCTCAAgaatttctttttgtttcacttCTGGGTCGTTGGTTCACAGTTggcctctctctgcctcccatAAATCTGCACTGGTATCTGGAACTCAGCACTTCTTTGCTGCATCTGAGTTCTAAAGCATCTTTCTGAAAACCTCTGAGCCGATGACGATGAATCCAGCCATGCAGCCCATGGAAAAATTTTCGATGCTTGGACCCAGCGAAGACTTCCCCGGAGGGCCTCCCGGAGCTCCATATCCGTACACGGTAGTGAACATCCCCGCCGAGCCGCCCAAGGACCATTTCATCTGGTCCATCATCTGCTTTGCTTACTCCAACATCTTTTGCCTGGGACTGGCAGCTCTCATCTACTCTGTCAAGGTGAGTTTCTGAGGATTTTGTCATGAATCACCAGATTATCAGGTCACACCTTTTTTGGGATTTAAAAAGAAGGTTTAGCTTGAggatttcaccatttttccattGCAGGccagagacagaaagatgaTGGGGGATATGAACGGGGCTCAGCACTATGCCTCCACCGCCCGCTGCCTCAACATCTTGTCCACTGTGCTGCttgctgtgtttttcctcattgtCTTAATCACAGTATTTGTGCGGATGAACCAGATACAAACATTCACAAGACAGAATAACTATTATTATGGTTGAAGAATTTGGGCCTCATTGGCGCATGAATGatgtgaaaggaaaaaaagtgtttatccagaaaagtgtttttaaaaaaaaaaaaaaaaatcattctcaACGTCCTAATAAAAATGCAGATGAACTCAACTCGGCTGGGACTGTTTGTCAGTAAACTCTGAAAGTATGAACATTCGTTCTCGATTAGACTGTTGAAGACACCTTTATGTGTTGCAACATGGCAAGTGTACCCGCTTCAGAGAGGACTTGGAATTTGAGGAGTTGCTCAATAAACCGGTCCAACTCAAACCTCAAAGAGTTGCATCATTCCCTTTTTTCCCGGGCAATTTTGGACTGCGCAACACTGGAACACTTATTGGAAAAGAGAACTTAGACTTTGCCCTATTGTGATCAATACATCGACTTCAATCTCAACACACtaagatatatataaaaatatataaaaatatatattacacCATGCACATTTAAAGTTAATCCCAGTTTAATATCAGAACTGGCTAGTTTAAGTCAATTCTAAACAGACAGCAGTCATTgctcatttctctttctctgcaagtgtgtgtgtgtgtgtgtgtttcatatgAAATGAAAGAGCAGGATGTGGGATGTTACAATACGTGGTAgtccaggacccgaacgcaggccaggacaccaTGGTGGAGTGGTCAAAAcggttttatttacagggaaggggagcacacactgacga
This window harbors:
- the cat gene encoding catalase, which encodes MADKRDKATDQMKLWKESRGYQRPDILTTGGGHPIGDKLNLQTAGPKGPLLVQDVVFTDEMAHFDRERIPERVVHAKGAGAFGYFEVTHDITHYCKAKLFEHVGKTTPIAVRFSTVGGESGSADTVRDPRGFAVKFYTEEGNWDLTGNNTPIFFIRDALLFPSFIHTQKRNPQTHMKDPDMMWDFWSLRPESLHQVSFMFSDRGLPDGYRHMNGYGSHTFKLVNAKGECVYCKFHFKTDQGIKNLSVEEAGRLASANPDYAIGDLFNAIANGNYPSWTFYIQVMTFEQAEKFHFNPFDLTKVWSHKEYPLIPVGKMVLNRNPVNYFAQVEQMAHDPSNMPPGIEPSPDKMLQGRLFSYPDTHRHRLGANYLQIPVNCPYRARVANYQRDGPMCMSDNQGGAPNYYPNSFSAPEIQPQCVESKFKVYPDVARYNSSDEDNVTQVRTFYTEVLNDEERQRLCENFAGSLKGAQLFIQKRMVENLKAIHPDYASRVQIFLDKYNEEAEKNAHVRVYTRPGASAVAASSKM
- the LOC130536763 gene encoding dispanin subfamily A member 2b-like, producing MTMNPAMQPMEKFSMLGPSEDFPGGPPGAPYPYTVVNIPAEPPKDHFIWSIICFAYSNIFCLGLAALIYSVKARDRKMMGDMNGAQHYASTARCLNILSTVLLAVFFLIVLITVFVRMNQIQTFTRQNNYYYG